CGCTTATGTCGCAGACGGCCGCGGACATGGGCGTGGTCGCGGCCAAGGCGGCGATGGAGCGCGCCGGGGTCGAGCCCGGGCAGGTCGAGGAAACGATCTTCGGCAACGCGCGGCAGGCGGGCGGCGGGCCCAACGTAGCGCGGCAGATCTCCATCCGCAGCGGGGTGCCACAGGAGGTGCCGGCGTACACCGTGAACCAGGCGTGCGCGTCGGGCATGAAGACGATCGCGCTCGGCTACCTGGAGATCCTGCAGGGCAACATGGAGTGCGTGCTGGCGGGCGGGACGGAGTCGATGTCGCGGCTTCCCTACTACCTCGAGGGCGCGCGCTGGGGATACCGGCTGGGCAACAGCGAGCTGGTGGATGGGATGTATCGCGATGGCTTCTTCTGCCCCGTGGCCAAAATGGTGATGGGCGAGACCGCGGAGCTGCTGGCCGAGCAGTACAAGATCGGACGCGAAGAGCAGGACCAGTACGCGCTGTGCTCGCAGCAGAGGGCGGAGCGCGCCATCAATAGCGGGCGCTTCGAGGACGAGATCGTGCCGGTGACCATCGAGAGCAAGAAAGGCGCGACCACGTTCGCCAGGGACGAGCACCCGTTCCTGGGAGCGTCGCTGGAGAAGATGGCGAAGCTGGCGCCGGCGTTCGACAAGAAGACCGGAACGATCACCGCAGGAAATGCATCGGGGATCACCGACGGAGCGGCGGCGGTAGTGGTGGCGGGCGAGTCGTTGGTCAAGAAGCACAACCTGAAACCTCTGGCGCGGATCGTGGGAGCGGCGTCAGCGGGCGTGGACCCGCGGACCATGGGGATCGGGCCGGTGCCGGCAGTCAGAAAACTAGAGCGGAAGACCGGGATTAAGTTAGAGCAGTACGACGTGGTCGAGTTGAACGAGGCGTTTGCGGCGCAGGTGTTGGCGTGCGACCGCGAGCTGCATTTCGATAGGTCGAAGCTGAATGTGAATGGCGGGGCGATCGCGCTGGGGCATCCCATCGGCTGCACGGGAACACGGATCACGGTCACTTTGTTGCACGAAATGATGAAGCGCAAAGCGCAGCGCGGGCTGGCGACGTTGTGCGTGAGCGGCGGGATGGGGATGGCGCTGGCGGTGGAGCGGGTATGAGGTTTGCCTCAGGGGCTAAAAGCCCTTATCGTTCTTGTCTCTAATCGGCGCGGCTGAAGCCGCGCCCCTTCAAAGCAGGTTCGTTGACGGTCTGCAAACGGCGTCAATATACTTATAGGATTGGACTCAAGATGTCAGGAGTGTAGATGTCCCTTTCCGCAGTGATCGTGGATGATGAGCAGTTGGCGCGGGACGAGCTCGCCTACCTGCTGAAGTCGGTGGACGGCGTCGACATCGTCGCCCAGGGCAAGAACGGCGTGGAGGCGGTGAACCTGATCAAGGAACACGCGCCCGACCTGGTCTTCCTGGACGTGCAGATGCCGGGGCTGGATGGCTTTGGAGTCATCAAGAGGCTGATCGACAAGAAGGTCAGCATGCCGCAGATCGTCTTTGCCACGGCCTTCGACCAGTACGCGGTCAAGGCGTTCGAGGTCAACGCGGTCGACTACCTGCTGAAGCCGTTCGACAAGAAACGCGTGGCGCAGTCGGTGCAGAAGGCCAGGCAGCGCATCCAAAGCCCCGCGGCGCCCACGGACAAGCTGGAAACGCTGGTCAAGATGCTGGAGCAGCAGAAGACGGCGGCGTCAAAGATCGTGATCAAGGCCGGAGGGCGGCTGTTCCTGGTGGACCAGAAGGACATCTGCTACGCCTCGATCGAGGACGGCGTGATCACGGTGTTCACCGCCACCACGGATGGCCAGTCGAACTGCCGCACGCTGGAAGAACTGCTGGATTCGCTCGATCCCAGCCTGTTCTGGCGGGCGCACCGCTCTTTCCTGGTGAACATCAACCGGATCAAGGAAGTGGTGCCCTGGTTCAAGAGCTCGTACCAGCTCCGCATGGACGACAAGAAGCAGTCGGAGATCCCGGTGAGCCGGGCGCAGACCAAGAGGCTGCGGGAGCTGTTCGGGTTGTAGCAGTGGTCAGTTGGCAGTTGGCAGTTGGCAGCGAAGATTAAAGATGACCGCAGAGGGGTGACTTCGGTCACTGTCTTGAAAATGGGGACTGTGGTGTAATGCGGTCTCGTCCGGCCCAAGTAGTCCCAGCCATTGTCACCGGTAACAGGAGGGGAACATGGAAGCCACAACCGTAAAGAAGATGGTGAATGAGCGGATCGCCGACACGGCGGAGGAGGCGGCGCGCCTGCGCGAGGCCGTCGTCCACGCCATCGATGACAGCCTGGACGCCGCCCGGAAGGCGGCAAAACGCGGCCAGAAAGTGGCCGAAGAAGTCATGGAAGACGCCGAGCACAGCGTACGGCATCATCCGCTGACCACCGTGGGGCTCGCCACACTGGGCGCGTTCACGATCGGCACCGTGGTGGGATTCCTGCTCGGACGCAAGAGATAACACCGCCCGGTTGGGCGCTCGCCGTCAACAAAACCGGCCCGGCACGCAGGTGTCGGGCCTTGTTGCGTCCCGAGGATTTATAATCATCGTTCCCATGAAAGCCTACGTCTATGTCTCCCTGAAGAAGACTGTCCTCGATCCCCAAGGCAAGACCATCCACGGCGCGCTGAAGAAGATGGGCTACGCCGACATCCATGACGTGCGTCAGGGGAAGTACTTCGAGATCACGCTGGCCAACGGCGACCGCGAGGCGGCCAAGGCCGAGGTGGAACGCATTGCGCGCGAGGTGCTGACCAACCCGGTGATCGAAGAGTTTCGGTACTCGCTCGAAGATTAGTTCCCGCGACCGAGGGGGGCCGCGCTGCAAGTAACCTTACTTCTTGCACCGCGGTAACGGCGGCGGACATCCACAGAACCAGGTTTGTGGCGCATAATTACAGGGATTTCCTGAGAGTCTGATTCCCTTTGAAGGCGGTGGGTCGTGTGTGGAATCGTTGGCTACGTAGGTAAGAAGCGGGTAGTGCCCGTGATCGTAGAGGGGCTGCGGCGGCTGGAGTATCGCGGGTACGATTCGGCGGGGATTGCGGTGGGCGGCAACGGCGACGGGCTGCAGGTGCGGCGCGCCGAGGGCAAGCTGCGCAACCTGGAAGAGGCCATCCGCCTGAAGCCGCTCGACGGCACCTACGGCATCGGCCACACGCGCTGGGCCACCCACGGGCGTCCGACGGAAGAAAACGCCCACCCGCACCGCGACTGCACGGGCAAGATCGTGGTGGTGCACAACGGCATCATCGAGAACTATCTCCAGCTCAAGAAGAAGCTGACCGAGGAAGGCCACAAGTTCACCACCGAGACCGACACCGAGGTGATCGCCCACCTGGTGGAGAAGTACCACTTCGCCAAGGACGGCAGCAAGCAGGTCTCGCTGGAAGAGGCGGTGCGCAAGACGGCCAAGGAACTGACAGGCGTGTTCGCGATGGCCATCATCGCGGCCGATGAGCGGGACAAGATCGTGGCGGCGCGCAATGGGCCGCCGGCGGTGATCGGGCTGGGCAAGGACGAGTACTTCGTGGCGTCGGACGTGCCCGCGATCCTGTATCACACGCGCGACCTGTTCTTCCTGGCCGACGGCGACCTGGCGGTGATCACGCCGGCGGGCGTGCAGCTCACCGACTTCGACGGCAAACCCATCCAGCGCCAGGTGCAGCACGTGACCTGGGACCCGATCATGGCGGAGAAGGGCGGCTTCAAGCACTTCATGCTCAAGGAGATCTACGAGCAGCCGCGCGCGGTGCGGGACACCACGCTGGGACGCGTCTCGCTGGATTCGGGCAAGATCTTCCTGGAAGAGATGGAGATCACCGAGGCCGACTTCCGCAATTGCGGCAAGATCAACATCGCCGCCTGCGGCACCAGCTGGCACGCGGGACAGGCGGGCAAGTTCATGATCGAGCGGCTGGCCCGCATCCCGGTGGAGGTGGACTACGCCAGCGAGTGGCGCTACCGCGACCCGCTGGTGACGGCGGACGCGATCACGGTGCTGATCTCGCAGTCGGGCGAGACTGCCGACACCATCGCGGCGCAGCGCGAGGCCAAAGCGAAGGGCTCGAAAACGCTGGCCATCTGCAACGTGGTTGGGTCCATGATCCCGCGCGAGGCGGCGGGGACGATCTATACGCACGCCGGGCCGGAGATCGGCGTGGCCTCGACCAAGGCGTTCTCGGCGCAGCTCACCGCGCTGTTCCTGCTGGCGCTCCACATGGCCGAGGTGCGCAAGTCCATCACCAACGACTGCGCCAGGAAGATGATCACGGAACTGACGCGCATCCCCGGCAAGCTGGAGGCGCTGCTGGCGCGGGACGAGGAGACCGAAGACCTGGCCAAGGAATACTCGCGGGCGCAGGACTTCCTGTTCCTGGGGCGCGGCATCCACTACCCCATCGCGCTCGAAGGCGCGCTCAAGCTGAAAGAGATCTCGTACATCCATGCCGAGGGCTATCCGGCGGGCGAGATGAAGCACGGCCCCAATGCCCTGATCGACGAGAACCTGCCGGTGGTGGTCATCGCGACACGAGACGCCGAGAGTGCCGAGTCCATGACGCGCTACGAGAAGACGCTGTCGAACATCAAGGAGGTAAAGGCGCGCTCCGGCAAGGTGATCGCGCTGGCGACCGACGGCGATGAGGAGATCCGGGAGTCGGTGGACAACGTGATCTACATCCCGCCGGCGCCGGAGTTGCTCTCGCCCATCCTCGAGGTCATCCCGATGCAGCTCCTGGCGTACCACATCGCGGTGCGTCGCGGGTGCGACGTGGACCAGCCCAGGAACTTAGCGAAGTCAGTAACGGTCGAGTAGAGATCCTTCGCGCGGGCTCTGCCCGCTCAGGATGGCCGCGCCGAGGCTCTGACGCCTCGGCAAGCGCGGCGACATCGCGGTGCGTCGCGGGTGCGACGTGGACCAGCCGAGAAACCTGGCAAAATCGGTGACTGTCGAATAACGATTTCACCGCCCAGAACGCAGCGATCGCCGAGGAAATGATTCCTCGGCTTTCTTGCTTCTACGCCGTGGATTGGCGGTCAGGAACCGGCCGGCTTGGCCGCCTGCGTAGCCTCGGAGTTTCCGCCGAATTTCTGGGTGGCGCGATGCATGACGCGATTTCCCAGCAGGCAGATGACTCCGGTCACAATCAGGAAGGAGCCGGCGAGTCCCACGGTGAGGGCAGTCAGCGAAATCGGCTTGTTCCAGTGTCCCAGCGCGATGTAGAGAACCGCGAAGGCCCCGCACGAAGAACACACCAGAGCGAACAGGTGCCAGAGCCTGGCCTCGCGCGGCTGATAGCCATCAATCAGTGCGTTCATGACGCGTCCGAAAACGGTGCCGGCGATGCCCGCCAGCATCATGAAGGAGGCTGCCAGGCCGTTGCTGAGGGTGGCGGCGTCCGAAACCTTGATCACGCCGTTCTGTTTGAACAGAACCAGCAGCATGCCCGCTCCCGCCGCCCAGGCGATGATGCCGATGGTCTGCCACACGTGAGCTTCTTCTTCCAGTTGCATAAGCTCCTCCGCTTAGCTGCGCAGTTTATCTCCGAGCCTTGCGCCGCGCCAGCAGCAATTCACGCCAGAACCACAGCGAAAACTGGTGCAGCGCACAGCCTCGGAGGCACATCTAACGACTTGACAACAACTCACTCAAGTCTTATTCTAGGCTTGTTGTAAGACGAAAGTTGACGGACAACATCATAGGAATCAAGCACTTATAAGCAGGAGGCTGGGTCAATGGCGAAGATTATCGGTATCGATCTGGGCACAACGAACTCGGTTGTGGCGGTGATGGAGGGCACGGAGCCCAAGGTCATAGCCAACGAAGAGGGTGGCCGCACCACTCCGTCGGTGGTGGGATTCACCAAGACCGGCGAGCGGCTGGTGGGACAGGTGGCCAAGCGCCAGGCGATCACCAATCCCGAGAACACGATCTACTCCATCAAGCGCTTCATGGGACGCCGTTACGACGAAGTGAATGAAGAGATGAAGATGGTGCCCTACAAGGTGGAGCGCGAGGGCGATCACGTCGCCGTGCTGGCGCAGGGGAAGAAGTACACCCCGCCGGAGATCTCGGCATACATCCTGATGAAGCTGAAGAAGGCGGCCGAGGACTACCTGGGGGAGAAGATCACCGATGCGGTGATCACGGTCCCGGCGTACTTCAACGACGCGCAGCGCCAGGCGACCAAGGACGCGGGCAAGATCGCGGGCCTGGAGGTGAAGCGCATCATCAACGAGCCGACGGCGGCGGCGCTGGCCTATGGACTCGACAAGAAGAAAGACGAAACCATCGCGGTGTACGACTTCGGCGGCGGCACCTTCGACATCTCCATCCTGGAGGTGGGCGAGGGAGTCATCGAGGTGAAGGCGACCAACGGTGACACCCACCTGGGTGGCGACAACATCGACCAGCGCATCGTGGAGTGGCTCATCGACGAGTTCAAGAAGGACGAGGGCCTCAACCTGCGCGACAAGGGCAACGAGATGGCGCTGCAGCGCCTGCGCGACGCCGCCGAGCGCGCCAAGATCGAGCTTTCCACCACCATGGAGA
The window above is part of the Terriglobia bacterium genome. Proteins encoded here:
- a CDS encoding acetyl-CoA C-acetyltransferase codes for the protein MQDVFILSAVRTAIGKFGGSLMSQTAADMGVVAAKAAMERAGVEPGQVEETIFGNARQAGGGPNVARQISIRSGVPQEVPAYTVNQACASGMKTIALGYLEILQGNMECVLAGGTESMSRLPYYLEGARWGYRLGNSELVDGMYRDGFFCPVAKMVMGETAELLAEQYKIGREEQDQYALCSQQRAERAINSGRFEDEIVPVTIESKKGATTFARDEHPFLGASLEKMAKLAPAFDKKTGTITAGNASGITDGAAAVVVAGESLVKKHNLKPLARIVGAASAGVDPRTMGIGPVPAVRKLERKTGIKLEQYDVVELNEAFAAQVLACDRELHFDRSKLNVNGGAIALGHPIGCTGTRITVTLLHEMMKRKAQRGLATLCVSGGMGMALAVERV
- the purS gene encoding phosphoribosylformylglycinamidine synthase subunit PurS; this encodes MKAYVYVSLKKTVLDPQGKTIHGALKKMGYADIHDVRQGKYFEITLANGDREAAKAEVERIAREVLTNPVIEEFRYSLED
- a CDS encoding LytTR family DNA-binding domain-containing protein, which translates into the protein MSLSAVIVDDEQLARDELAYLLKSVDGVDIVAQGKNGVEAVNLIKEHAPDLVFLDVQMPGLDGFGVIKRLIDKKVSMPQIVFATAFDQYAVKAFEVNAVDYLLKPFDKKRVAQSVQKARQRIQSPAAPTDKLETLVKMLEQQKTAASKIVIKAGGRLFLVDQKDICYASIEDGVITVFTATTDGQSNCRTLEELLDSLDPSLFWRAHRSFLVNINRIKEVVPWFKSSYQLRMDDKKQSEIPVSRAQTKRLRELFGL
- the glmS gene encoding glutamine--fructose-6-phosphate transaminase (isomerizing); amino-acid sequence: MCGIVGYVGKKRVVPVIVEGLRRLEYRGYDSAGIAVGGNGDGLQVRRAEGKLRNLEEAIRLKPLDGTYGIGHTRWATHGRPTEENAHPHRDCTGKIVVVHNGIIENYLQLKKKLTEEGHKFTTETDTEVIAHLVEKYHFAKDGSKQVSLEEAVRKTAKELTGVFAMAIIAADERDKIVAARNGPPAVIGLGKDEYFVASDVPAILYHTRDLFFLADGDLAVITPAGVQLTDFDGKPIQRQVQHVTWDPIMAEKGGFKHFMLKEIYEQPRAVRDTTLGRVSLDSGKIFLEEMEITEADFRNCGKINIAACGTSWHAGQAGKFMIERLARIPVEVDYASEWRYRDPLVTADAITVLISQSGETADTIAAQREAKAKGSKTLAICNVVGSMIPREAAGTIYTHAGPEIGVASTKAFSAQLTALFLLALHMAEVRKSITNDCARKMITELTRIPGKLEALLARDEETEDLAKEYSRAQDFLFLGRGIHYPIALEGALKLKEISYIHAEGYPAGEMKHGPNALIDENLPVVVIATRDAESAESMTRYEKTLSNIKEVKARSGKVIALATDGDEEIRESVDNVIYIPPAPELLSPILEVIPMQLLAYHIAVRRGCDVDQPRNLAKSVTVE